The sequence ATGGGGCCACTGTTCTTGGAGCTCGGCATCCCTCCCCAGGTACTACAATCTACCCTCGGGCCCGTTTGGGATGTAAGAATTTTACATAAATGTCGCTGATTTTTCTCAACACTTCCCTGAATGGAACCATCACAGGTTTCAAGTGCTACAGCCACATTTGCAATGATGTTCTCGTCTTCCATGTCGGTTGTTGAATACTACCTCTTGCGCCGGTTCCCTGTGCCTTATGGTATTATCTCTTGATTTCTCATTTTATCCATTAATTCTTACTGTGATAGTCATTTATGGAGTCAATTTCTTGCCCGTTTCTTCAGCTGCTTACTTCGCCGCTGTGGCATTCATCGCCGCCATAATCGGCCAGCACGTGGTGAGGAGGCTGATCAATTGGTTGGGGCGGGCATCGCTCATCATCTTTATTTTGGCTTCCATGATCTTCATCAGCGCGCTCTCTCTCGGTACCTTCTTCTACATCTGATTGTTGTTGACAAAAATCCCATTGTTTGAAATGTTACCGAAATCATTGTATTTTCAATCTGCAGGTGGGGTAGGCATCTCAGACATAGTTCACAAGATGGAGTGGCATCAGTACATGGGGTTTGAAGACCTGTGCAAGTATGGTGCGTAGGAAACAAGCAGGCTTAGGAGTGAAAATTGAACAGCATGGTGTTCAATGCTCCTCTAGCGAAAGTCGAATCTAATTCAAGATGTAATGGCTTCGAAGATTCACTTTTAGCAGCAACCATATAGAATAGGCGCGTAACAACTCAAAAGTGAGTCTGTTGACATACATAGGTTGTGATTTGTGAGGAGATAGATCATGTAGTTAACAAACTCTATCCCTTGCAATCTTTCTGCTCCGAATTCTGTTTTCGGGTTATACTATTCCTCATCCGGCAATTGCCGAGTATAAATACATGTGCAGCCGAACTGTGCCCTGACCGACGCAACACTAAAACCTTCCAGCATACGAATTGTTAGGCTAGGCATTTACAAAATCTAGCTGCATCCTACCTCGTCGGGGCTCAGACTCCTGCCAAGTTTGTAACACATGCCAGCGTTGAAGGAAGTGCACGACGACGAGCACGGGGACGTATCGATGTCACACAAAAAGGGAGGCATGGAAGAGGGTCGGTTTTCTCAGCTTTGTCGAGATCGCACAGGGCATGTGAGGATTAGTGGGACGGCCTCAGGTGCGAGGCGATGTCGGAGAACAGGGGGTGTACGCATATTCTGTTGCAAACCCCGGCTAGCTTCTGTCGCCGACGAGCTCAAGAACACAAACACACGCGAACACTTGGAGTTTTGGTGCTGCAAACATTGGCAGCGTTTCTCTGATTGTATTGCAGAATAAATAGAGCAAATTACCAGCTAAACTTGGGCACCACTCGCCCCTACACGCGCGGCATGCTGTCCACAGCAGCTGTGCCATCCCACGTCCAACGGACACACCGCGCGCTCACCTGAAGACTCGGACACGCCTCTGCATGGACGAGCATGCGTCAGGCTCTACAAACGCGCTCAGCCGTGAAAACGTTGGCTGGCTTATTCAACACAAACTAAGGCTGAAAAATGGCGCAGGATTACAGGCAACATTCTCCTCCTAATCCTGACGCAGAAACTTGTTGCTGACGACCCCAATTCGATCACGCAGCTCCTGGAACTTCACGCGACCAAGTGACTTCGTCAGAATGTCCGCGAGCTGATCATCAGTAGAAATCTGCTCGAGGACTATCTTCCCGCCATCCACGCACTCTCTGATGTAGTGGAATTTTGTGTCTATGTGTTTGCTTCTGTCATGATGGACGGGATTTCTACTTAGATCAATGGCAGATTTGTTATCTACCTTCAGCACTGGTGCTTCAGGTTCCGAACCGACCAGGTCCTTCAGCAACCGAGCCAGCCAGACGCCTTGACACGCACCAGTTGCAGCGGCGATGTACTCTGCTTCACACGACGATAGGGCCACCACCTTCTGCTTGCTAGACTGCCAAGTAATTGGGTTGCCGCTGAGGCAGTACAGGATGCCGCTTGTGCTCCTCCGATCATCAATATCACCGGCGTGATCGCTATCGCTGTAGCCAATCAAACGACAAGGTCCCTCCTCCACTCTGCTGTAGTACACGCCATGATTAAGTGTACCTGAGATGTAGCGGATCAGACGCTTGACGGCGGCGCGATGATCCTCCCGTGGCTGCTCCAGGAACCGGCTAACGAACCCCACCGCGAACGCGATGTCAGGGCGCGTGTTTACCAGGTACCTCAGCCCGCCGACGATGCTCCGGTACTTCGTGGCGTCCACCAGACTACTGTCTCTCATCTTGCTCAACTTGAGACGCGCCTCCAGAGGGACGGTGCAGTCGTTGCAGGCAGCCATCCCACTCCGCTCGACGATCTTGGCGGCATACGTGGCCTGACTGATACTGATGCCGCTCGTCGACTGCCGCACTTCAAGCCAAGATAGTAGGAGAGCAAACCAAGATCACTCATCCTaaacatcttcatcatctcGGACTTGAACCTACCGATGTCCCCGCATCTGGTGATGATGAGGTCGTCGACATACACACCCACCACTAATCGTTTCTTCCCGATGCCGCGGACGTACATGCCGTGTTCTGCTTCACTCTTCTGGAAACCAAGAGACAACAAACTGCCGTCGAGCTTGGCATTCCAGGCCCTGGGTGCCTGACGAAGACCGTAGAGCGCCTTCTTGAGCCGCAGAACCCTGTGCTCGGCTCCTTTGACGATGAATCCCTCCGGCTGGGAGACGTACACCTCCTCCTGCAGATCGCCGTTCAGGAAcgcgctcttcacgtccatgtGGTGGACTTCCCATCCTTCATGCGTTGCGACGGCGATCAGTGTTCGCACGGACTCGATGCGAGCCACCGGTGCAAACACTTATTCGAAATCGATCCCGGGCCGCTGGATGTATCCCTTCGCCACCAGACGCGCCTTGTGCTTCACGATAGCGCCATGTTCATCCCTCTTGACCTTGAAGACCCACTTTAGGCCTATGGGCTTGTGGCCGGTGGGGAGGTCGACGAGGTCCCATGTCTTGTTCTCCTCAATGGACTTCATCTCCTCCAGCATGGCACGCCTCCAGCACTGCTCGTGCTCCGCCTCCTTGAATTACGTCGGCTCCTCCGCTGTGGTGAACATCAGCTCGCCACCGTCGAGCGTGCGCGACACGAgccctggtggtgacgccggcccCAAGACGTTGTCGAGGGTGCGGAAACGAGCGGGAGCATCGTCGTCATGATCAGCATCTAGCATCTCGTGTGGGTCCGGCGGTGGCGACGCGAACTCGACGAGCTCGGGCGACGTCGGTGTCGCAACAGGAACTGGCGGGGACGACGGTGCAGGTGTCCCAAGCGTGGCCACGGGCGGAGAGTGCGTGGCCACGGGCGGAGAGTGCGCTGCCACAGGGCTTTCCCCCGGAGCCTCTCCCGCCGCATTCGTGGGCGCCGACCTGACGGTATACTCGACGGTGAACGGCTCTCATCCCCGCTGCTCGACGTTGTCCGCCTCTGCGCCCCAATTCCACTGTGCCGACTCGTCGAACACGGCGTCGCGTGTCACGTGCACGCGACCATCCACAGGATTATACATCCTGTAGGCCTTCGATCCTTGCTCATACCCGATGAAGATCATCGGCGTGCTGCGCTCCTCCAATTTCTTCAGATGCGGCCGGGTGTTCCGCACATGTGCGACACAGCTGAAGGTGCGGAAGTAACTCACTGCCGGCCGCTCACCACACCAAGCTTCAAAGGGTGTCTTGCAGTCGAGGCTGCGCGTTGGAGATCTGTTGAGGATGTAGACCGCCGTGGTGACTGCCTCGCCCCAGAACATCCCGGGAAGCCCCTTCGCTAGGAGCATGCTTCTCGCCATGCCGACGACGGTCTGGTTGCGCCGCTCCACGATGCCGTTCTGCTGCGGCGAGTAGGGGGCGGTGAGCTGCCGCTGCAACCCTTCCTCGGCGCAGTAGGTCCCAAACTCCACGGAGGTAAATTCGCCTCCACGATCAGTGCGCAGCACCTTGAGCTTGCGGCCCGACTCCACCTCTGCCGCCGCCTTGAACCGCCGGATCGCCACCGGTGCTTGATCCTTGCTTGCGAGAAGACAGAGCCACATGAAGCGGCTCATGTCATCTACCAGCAGTAGGAAGTAGCGGTTGCCGCTGGGCGTTGTAGGCGTGATCGGCCCGCAGATGTCGCCGTGCACCATGTCGAGGACGTCCGCCGCGCGTCACCGTGCATGCGCCGGGAACGGGTTGCGCCGCTGCTTGCCGGCCATGCATCAGTCACACACTTGATCCACATGATCAATATGTGGCAGTCCTCGAACCATGTTGTCGTTTGCTAGCTTCCGCAGCGCCTGGAAGTTGATGTGGCCGAAACGCTCGTGCCAGTGCCATGCCGCGTCGGAGCGCCTTACCGACAGGCACACTGGGCGCGTGATCTGGAGCCGGATGGTGTAGAGGCTGTTAGGGAGGCGCCGGATCCACGCCAGTAGACTTCGCTGCTCGTCTCGGATGTGCATCACGCCGTGGTTGATGTGGACGTCGTAGCCGTCCTCGTCCAACTGACCGATGCTGATGAGGTTGGTGTCGAGGCGCGGGATGTGGTACACTCCGGTGAGCTGCCGGTGCTCGCCGGTCTTGCAGGAGAAGAGCATTGTCCCGCGCCCTTCGATGTTGACAACTGACCCGTCGCCGAACCTCACCGTGCCGTAGACGCTGTTGTCGATCTTGGAGAAGACATCGCGTGACCCCGTCATGTGGTTGGTCGCGCCCGTGTCGAGGTACCAGAGGGCGTCGTCGGCGAACCTGTCCCCATCCAGCTGTGCGAACGCTTTGGCCTCCTCGAGGTGCACCGGCGCCTTGACCTCCACGGGATGTACCGTCGTGACTCCCGACCTCAGCAGGCCTGCTGACAAATTTGGTGGTGTCCCCACCACGGGATGCCTCGGCGCTCCCCCCGGCTCCCAACGTGTCAGCGAGGAGTGCGGCACCGGCAGGGGCGGCGGCGTGATGACCCCGTGCAGCGGCGGCAACGCGGAGTGAATCTGGACCGAGTTCACCctggccatcagcagggtgggCTCGTCCTCCTGAGCCTGCAAAACATGGGCTTCACCGTTTCTGGGCTTCGAGCGGCAGTCACGGGCCCAGTGGCCCGTCCTGCCACACCGGTGACACTGGTCCTTGGTGGCCTCCCAGCCCACACCAGCGCTTGAGGCACCACTACTCGATGAACCTCGGCGCGGTTTCCTCCGGCGATTGCCGGACTTGGACCCGCCAGAGGTCCCTTCTCCCTTCTTCCGCTCCTTGTTCCGCGCCAGCCATTGTTCCTCGGTGAGGTAGAGCTTGCCGTCAGCGCGGACTGGCGGTGGCTCATCGTCTTCAGCCGCGTGTTCATCCGCGGCGCGCAGCCTTCCACCGACGTCCTCCAGGCTCAGCTTCGTGAGGTCCGTCGTGACCTCAATGGCGACTGCCACCGTGGAAAGGCGCTTGGGGACGACTCGAAGAAGCTTCTCCACAACCTTGCTCTCCTCAATGGTTTCACCGACGGTGCTCAATGCGGCGACGAGATTTGTGAGGCGGATAACAAAATCGTCGACGGACTCACCTTCCTTGAACCGAATCCCCTCAAATTCCCGTCGCAGCCGCTGCGCCTTGGACTTGAGAActgactcgctgccgacgcgcATGGATTTCACCGCTTCCCATGCCTCGGCCGCAGAGTCCTTCACGGCCAGCGACGCCACCATCTCCATGGGCACGGCGCTCGTGATGGCGTCGAGTGCCATTCAATCCTCCTGCAGGGAGACGTTGCCGGGGTCGATGGCGTCCCACAAATTCCTCGCCTACATCTTGATTTTCATCACCAACGACCACTCTGTGTAATTGGTCTTGGTGAGAAGCGGCCAATTTGCAGAGCCACCGACCTCGCGGACGACGCGCACGACCTCCTCCTTGCCACTGCCACCAGCGCCATCCACGCCCTTCCTCTGGGCGGATTTGCTGGGAGAGTCAGGAGGGGTCGTCTTGCCATCACCCGCCATGAGTGCGAAGCGGATTGCCGGGTCTCGATTCCAGCGGCGGTACTTAGCCGCGATCGAGTCCAGGCCCCTATCAACAaggctctgatgccaaatgtTGCAAACCCTGGCTAGCTTCTGTCGCCGGCGAGCTCTAGAACACAAACACACGCGAACACTTGGAGTTTTGGTGCTGCAAACATTGGCAGCGTTTCTCTGATTGTATTGCAGAATAAATAGAGCAAATTACCAGCTAAACTTGGGCACCACTCGCCCCTACACGCGCGGCATGCCGTCCACAGCAGCCGTGCCATCCCACGTCCAACGGACACACCGCGCGCTCACCTGAAGACTCGGACGCGCCTCTGCATGGACGAGCATGCGTCAGGCTCTACAAACGCGCTCAGCCGTGAAAACGTTGGCTGGCTTATTCAACACAAACTAAGGCTGAAAAATGGCGCAGGATTACAGGCAACATATTCGACGCGGGCTAACAGGGGAGCATGTTGGAGAGCTGAGAATCTGTACCTTCTTTGCCGGCACAAAAGTACAAGAGGTTGGTCATTGGCTTTTGTCATCAGAGAAGCAGCAAAGATTTCAATCAGGTGCTTATAGAAGTAGTGGTGCACCGATGCTATCAGATTGAAGACAGGCAGAGGTACCATTGAGTCAAATATAAGTTAACTGCACGCTGCACATGCCCACCTAGTTTTAGGCAGCAGGCTTGGGATGGTTGATGGAGCAGTATTGATAAGGATCACTGCCGAATGAGGCAGGAAATGAGCCCAACTCAGGTGATCTTCAGTACCAGATGCATCATTGTCCTTCTGGTTCTAGTAGCCATCGCTTAACATTTCTTGTACATGATAGATGGCCTCTTTTGGCTAGCTCTGAGTTGCCCGTGTCAGTTCAGTTGGATTCTTGTGTAATATTCAGAGCATTCTATCATCATTTTCCTAAGACAGGACTATGTCTGCCAATAGTTTTCTTTATTTATGTGCTACGTATTGGAATTATTGGAGATCTGTTGTGGCAACAAACATATAGCCTAGTTTTCTTTGGGTGGTACTGCCACTTGTCCAGGAATTACTTGCAAATTGCAACCATCATTCTCACGAAAATTTATCCGATGCGGTGAATACGAACGGAACGATAGCTCTGATAACTCTGTCAATGCGTTCCAGTTTGTTCCCCGCCACAAACATCAGTTTCCGGCCTGAGCATCATCGCGATCTCCAGTGTTCAGTACCACCCAATTCATTCATCGATCCTTGGGTCTTATTGTGCCGTGACTGAAGATGAACCATGAACAAGAAATATGTACGTTTGTGCTGCGAAACTGAGACGTATCTCTCGGAGTTTCTTGCTTTCAGGGCTGCTGTTGCTTCTGTTTCCAGTTTTGACTGTCTGCGAAGACATGAAATCACCCATCCACTTCAGTCCCGAACAGCCAAAAGCAGGAAAGTGAAGGCGGATGTAGAACCGAGAAAGGCGACCAGAGAAGATGAATAAGAGTCTCGTCAATTTCTTGGATGACCTATCCCAATAGTTTTACCCAATGCACCTTAAATCAACACGCGGAAGCAACAAAACCgagagaaataaaacacaacaaaaatctTTAAAGAAAATGTGGCTCTCATGAATGAATATGAACTTTAGGTTCTATAGAAATCAATTCCAAGAGTTATAACCACAAAAAAACTTGTAACTTGATTCACTTAGATTCAAAGAAACAGGCACTAGGTGAAGagagttgatgatctaaaggcaatGGATGGTTTAAGACCCTACCTAACTCTTCTGCATAGGGGGAAGGCTGCTCAGGCTTTGGCATCTCTTGGTGGTCTAAGTTCATAGTGGCCAATAGTTGTCGCTGCTGGCTGGAAGTTGTCGTCGCCGGACGGCCCTGCGTGCTGTGGGAGGGTGTTGCTGGACGTTCTGGAGTAGAGATGCAGTGGCTTCATCCTTGAAGAGGGGGTGATGAAGGGCCAGAGGTTGACGATGGTGCCACCGAGGACATCATCGGAGGAAGCATCGTCGGAATGGACTCTAGGGGGGCGATCCGGGGGAAAACGATCTCCTTCACAGGTACGTATTGGCGGTTCAGATCCTCTCCATGATCACAGGCAAGGAATGTCCAAATTTTGGGCTCTCTCAAAGGAAGAAGAATCGGAAGTTGAGGACATGGTGAAGACACCAACAACAGCTGAGATCATACACTCAGCGACGCAGGTAGGTCTTACGATGAACGACGTCTGCGACACGGAAATTTATCTGGTGGAGAAAGAAAAGACAGGGTTTTGTAAATCTAGCTCAGGTGAAGGTATGGGAAGACATGATTCATTGGTCAGGAGGATCATCGGCGCGGTGACACAGCAACGACTCCATTCTAGATCCAAACCATGGCGCGGTCCACTTCTACCATTATGGATCTCGCCACCGCGCACAATCGGTGATGTGCCTGTCAAAGATTTACGCACAAAAAAGACGTCTCGCTGCTCAGCACCATCTTCATTTAAGTTGGTTAAGCCAGCTACAGAGGTGGTCCAGCAGGATACATCAGGATCGGTGCAATCTCTTGAAGGAACATCTTCCCGTCCATTGGTAGTTGTTAATTCGGTAATGGAGAAGTCGGCAGAGTTTTCGCCGGAGATAAAAGTGACGGCGATGgaatttcaaaattaaaaaatcatggAACTTTCAGCTTTGAAGTCAGGTGGGCGAGATACTGGACATGAAAGGAATAAAGTCCAGATCAGGATGCAGGGTCACAATATGATATCAGAGCCCAAAGGGCACACTAGTTCAGGCTTGACTCGTTTGAACCTAGGGCTAGTCCTGATTACAAACGGGCTACGACAGGCCTGGTTCTACCCGCCTATGGGCTTACCTGCTTTTTTTCACACGAGCTGGAAAACTACCAAGCCGAATATGAAAACAATGCCATGTAAACCCTAAATCACACTCCGCCAGATTTGTCTCTTCATTTGTAAACAcgtggctcctcctcctccgagtgTTTCACCTTCACGACTATCATACGTTGAGGTGGAAAAACGAGCGATGGAGCGCGATGTGGATCAGAGAGGCAGCCAGTATGGCGGAAGTGGCACGGGCGCAGACCGTGCAGATCGTACTATTTTTGGTGGCAATGGTGGTTAGTTCAATAGCGGTCGTGGTGCTTGGAG is a genomic window of Phragmites australis chromosome 17, lpPhrAust1.1, whole genome shotgun sequence containing:
- the LOC133896915 gene encoding secreted RxLR effector protein 161-like — protein: MRDSSLVDATKYRSIVGGLRYLVNTRPDIAFAVGFVSRFLEQPREDHRAAVKRLIRYISGTLNHGVYYSRVEEGPCRLIGYSDSDHAGDIDDRRSTSGILYCLSGNPITWQSSKQKVVALSSCEAEYIAAATGACQGVWLARLLKDLVGSEPEAPVLKVDNKSAIDLSRNPVHHDRSKHIDTKFHYIRECVDGGKIVLEQISTDDQLADILTKSLGRVKFQELRDRIGVVSNKFLRQD
- the LOC133896916 gene encoding uncharacterized protein LOC133896916, yielding MALDAITSAVPMEMVASLAVKDSAAEAWEAVKSMRVGSESVLKSKAQRLRREFEGIRFKEGESVDDFVIRLTNLVAALSTVGETIEESKVVEKLLRVVPKRLSTVAVAIEVTTDLTKLSLEDVGGRLRAADEHAAEDDEPPPVRADGKLYLTEEQWLARNKERKKGEGTSGGSKSGNRRRKPRRGSSSSGASSAGVGWEATKDQCHRCGRTGHWARDCRSKPRNGEAHVLQAQEDEPTLLMARVNSVQIHSALPPLHGVITPPPLPVPHSSLTRWEPGGAPRHPVVGTPPNLSAGLLRSGVTTVHPVEVKAPVHLEEAKAFAQLDGDRFADDALWYLDTGATNHMTGSRDVFSKIDNSVYGTVRFGDGSVVNIEGRGTMLFSCKTGEHRQLTGVYHIPRLDTNLISIGQLDEDGYDVHINHGVMHIRDEQRSLLAWIRRLPNSLYTIRLQITRPVCLSVRRSDAAWHWHERFGHINFQALRKLANDNMVRGLPHIDHVDQVCD